From a region of the Saccharomyces paradoxus chromosome IV, complete sequence genome:
- the NHX1 gene encoding bifunctional K:H/Na:H antiporter NHX1 (Na+/H+ and K+/H+ exchanger~similar to YDR456W), whose protein sequence is MLSKVLLNIAFKVLLTTAKRAVDSDDDDELLPSPDLPDSDDPITGDPDVDLNPVTEEMFSSWALFIMLLLLISALWSSYYLTQKRIRAVHETVLSIFYGMVIGLIIRMSPGHYIQDTVTFNSSYFFNVLLPPIILNSGYELNQVNFFNNMVSILIFAIPGTFISAVVIGIILYIWTFLGLESIDISFADAMSVGATLSATDPVTILSIFNAYKVDPKLYTIIFGESLLNDAISIVMFETCQKFHGQPATFSSVFEGAGLFLMTFSVSLLIGVLIGILVALLLKHTHIRRYPQIESCLILLIAYESYFFSNGCHMSGIVSLLFCGITLKHYAYYNMSRRSQITIKYIFQLLARLSENFIFIYLGLELFTEVELVYKPLLIIVAAISICVARWCAVFPLSQFVNWIYRVKTIRSMSGITGENISVPDEIPYNYQMMTFWAGLRGAVGVALALGIQGEYKFTLLATVLVVVVLTVIIFGGTTAGMLEVLNIKTGCISEEDTSDDEFDIEAPRAINLMNASSMQAGLGPYSDNNSPDISIDQLAVSSNKNIPDNPSTIGGNSFGDLNGTENTSPNPGRSSIDKRNLRDKLGTIFNSDSQWFQNFDEQVLKPVFLDNVSPSLQDSATQSPSDFSSQNH, encoded by the coding sequence atgttatCCAAGGTGTTGCTGAATATAGCTTTCAAAGTCCTGCTGACCACCGCCAAGAGAGCAGTCGATTctgacgatgatgatgaactTTTACCTTCCCCAGATCTCCCGGATAGTGATGACCCTATAACAGGTGACCCCGACGTAGACTTAAACCCTGTTACAGAAGAGATGTTCTCTTCATGGGCACTGTTCATTATGTTGCTCTTATTAATCTCTGCATTGTGGTCTAGTTATTATTTAACTCAAAAACGTATCAGGGCAGTGCATGAAACTGTACTTTCTATCTTTTATGGTATGGTTATCGGCTTGATAATAAGGATGTCACCGGGGCATTATATTCAAGATACGGTTACTTTTAATTCATCCTACTTTTTTAATGTTCTTTTACCGCCTATTATCTTAAATAGCGGGTATGAGTTGAACCAAgtgaactttttcaataacaTGGTATCCATCTTAATTTTCGCCATACCTGGCACTTTCATATCTGCTGTGGTTATCGGCATCATATTGTATATCTGGACCTTCTTAGGATTAGAGAGTATCGACATCTCATTCGCAGATGCCATGTCTGTTGGTGCTACATTATCTGCTACCGATCCTGTTACaattctttccattttcaaTGCCTATAAGGTGGATCCTAAGCTGTATACGATTATTTTTGGTGAGTCACTGTTAAATGATGCTATCTCTATTGTTATGTTTGAAACttgtcaaaaatttcatggTCAACCTGCAACATTTTCATCGGTTTTTGAAGGGGCAGGCCTCTTTTTGATGACTTTCTCCGTTTCGTTGTTGATAGGTGTTCTTATAGGAATTCTTGTTGCTCTTCTATTGAAACACACTCACATAAGGCGTTATCCTCAAATTGAGAGTTGTTTGATCTTGCTGATTGCATATGAATcctatttcttttccaacGGTTGCCATATGTCCGGTATCGTTTCCTTGTTATTTTGCGGAATCACTTTAAAACATTATGCCTATTATAACATGTCAAGAAGATCACAAATTACcattaaatatattttccaattgttAGCAAGATTATCAGAgaatttcatcttcatctatCTAGGTTTAGAGCTTTTTACTGAAGTAGAACTAGTCTATAAACCACTTTTAATCATTGTGGCTGCTATTTCTATATGTGTTGCTCGTTGGTGTGCCGTGTTCCCATTGTCCCAGTTTGTTAACTGGATATATAGAGTAAAGACAATCAGATCTATGAGTGGCATAACCggagaaaatatttctgTTCCTGATGAAATTCCTTACAATTATCAAATGATGACCTTTTGGGCAGGTTTACGTGGTGCCGTTGGTGTTGCTTTAGCGTTAGGAATTCAAGGTGAGTATAAGTTCACCTTATTGGCAACGgttcttgttgttgttgttttaACAGTTATAATTTTTGGAGGTACTACTGCGGGGATGTTGGAAGTTTTGAATATCAAGACAGGCTGTATAAGTGAGGAAGATACATCAGATGACGAATTTGACATAGAGGCCCCAAGGGcaataaatttgatgaatgCTAGTTCCATGCAGGCAGGTTTGGGGCCATATTCCGACAACAATTCACCAGATATTTCAATCGATCAATTAGCGGTCAGCAGTAACAAGAATATCCCTGATAACCCATCTACAATTGGTGGCAATAGTTTTGGAGACCTCAATGGGACCGAAAATACTAGCCCTAATCCAGGAAGGTCTTCTATTGATAAGCGTAATCTGAGAGATAAACTGGGAACGATATTCAATTCTGACTCACAATGGTTCcagaattttgatgaaCAAGTATTAAAGCCAGTGTTCTTAGACAACGTGTCGCCATCCTTACAAGACTCGGCCACTCAATCACCTTCTGACTTCTCTTCCCAAAACCACTAG
- the TSA2 gene encoding thioredoxin peroxidase TSA2 (Stress inducible cytoplasmic thioredoxin peroxidase~similar to YDR453C), whose protein sequence is MVAQVQKQAPAFKKTAVVDGVFEEISLEKYKGKYVILAFVPLAFSFVCPTEIVAFSDAAKKFEDQGAQVLFASTDSEYSLLAWTNLPRKDGGLGPVNIPLLADTNHSLSRDYGVLIDEEGIALRGLFIIDPKGVIRHITINDLSVGRNVNEALRLVEGFQWTDKNGTVLPCNWTPGAATIEPDVKGSKEYFKSANN, encoded by the coding sequence atgGTAGCACAAGTTCAAAAACAAGCCCCAGCCTTTAAGAAAACGGCTGTTGTCGACGGTGTCTTCGAGGAAATTTCACTGGAAAAGTACAAAGGTAAGTATGTTATTCTAGCTTTTGTCCCATTggctttttcatttgtctGTCCAACTGAAATTGTTGCATTTTCTGATGCCGCCAAGAAATTCGAGGATCAGGGTGCCCAAGTTTTATTCGCCTCCACCGATTCCGAATATTCCTTGTTGGCCTGGACCAACCTCCCCAGAAAAGACGGTGGATTAGGTCCAGTTAATATTCCCCTTCTAGCAGACACAAACCATTCCTTATCCAGAGACTACGGCGTTTtgattgatgaagaaggtaTTGCCTTGAGAGGTCTATTCATCATCGACCCAAAGGGAGTCATTAGACACATTACTATAAATGATCTATCTGTAGGTAGGAACGTCAACGAAGCTTTGAGGTTAGTTGAAGGTTTCCAGTGGACCGACAAAAATGGTACAGTTTTGCCATGTAACTGGACTCCAGGAGCCGCCACTATCGAACCTGACGTGAAAGGTTCTAAGGAGTACTTCAAAAGTGCTAATAATTAG
- the PPN1 gene encoding endopolyphosphatase (Vacuolar endopolyphosphatase with a role in phosphate metabolism~similar to YDR452W), translating into MVVVGKSEVHNVSMSRPKKKSLIAVLSTCVLFFLVFIIGAKFQYIPVFTKFLDDRGDDKSPQLLRDMEFTRLGLTPRAPVIIRDLKTGKEKKLHGRFLHITDIHPDPYYVEGSSIDAVCHAGKPSKKKDAAPKFGKAMSGCDSPVVLMEETLSWVKENLRDKIDFVIWTGDNVRHDNDRKNPRTEAQIFDMNNIVADKMTELFSAGNEEDPRDFDVSVIPSLGNNDVFPHNMFALGPTLQTREYYRIWKNFVPQQQQRTFDRSASFLTEVIPGKLAVLSINTLYLFKANPLVDNCNSKKEPGYQLLLWFGYVLEELRSRGMKVWLSGHVPPIAKNFDQSCYDKFTLWTHEYRDIIIGGLYGHMNIDHFIPADGKKARKSLLKAMEQSNRIKEEGNTNVDDKSELNRILDHAMAAKEVFLMGAKPSNKEAYMDTVRDTHYQKVWNKLERVNDQNVESGKKKKDKEKKDKKKKKPITRKELIERYSIVTIGGSVIPTFNPSFRIWEYNVTDIVNDSSFIISDYKPWDEFFESLDKIMEDSLLEDEMNSSNIDLGINREKVDEKKNKKKKKKNDKTIPIEMPEECELGPAYIPQLFTPTRFVQFYADLEKINQELQNSFAESKDVFRYEVEYTSDEKPYSMDSLTVGSYLDLAGRLYEDKPAWEQYVEWSFASSGYKDD; encoded by the coding sequence ATGGTTGTAGTGGGTAAGAGTGAAGTGCACAATGTAAGCATGAGTAGgccgaagaagaaatcattgATTGCCGTCCTGTCGACCtgtgttttgtttttcctcGTGTTTATAATTGGTGCTAAGTTTCAATATATTCCCGTTTTCACTAAATTCTTAGATGACAGGGGGGACGACAAGTCACCTCAATTGCTGAGGGACATGGAATTTACAAGACTAGGCCTGACACCTAGGGCGCCGGTAATTATAAGGGACCTAAAGACAGggaaggagaaaaaattacacGGGAGATTCCTTCATATCACCGACATTCATCCTGATCCTTACTATGTGGAGGGAAGTTCTATAGATGCAGTTTGCCATGCAGGAAAACCCagcaaaaagaaggatgCTGCCCCCAAGTTTGGGAAAGCAATGTCTGGATGCGATTCTCCTGTTGTTTTAATGGAAGAAACTCTGAGCTGggttaaagaaaatcttaGAGATAAGATCGACTTTGTCATTTGGACGGGTGATAATGTCAGGCATGACAACGACCGGAAAAATCCAAGAACAGAAGcgcaaatttttgatatgaATAATATTGTTGCAGATAAAATGACAGAGTTATTTAGCGCTGGCAATGAAGAAGATCCTAGAGATTTTGATGTATCTGTCATTCCAAGTCTTGGAAACAATGATGTCTTTCCACATAACATGTTTGCGCTAGGACCAACGCTACAAACTAGAGAATATTATaggatttggaaaaattttgttccgcaacaacagcaaagGACCTTCGATAGAAgtgcttcttttttaactGAGGTCATTCCAGGGAAGCTTGCTGTCCTGTCAATTAACACACTATACTTATTCAAGGCTAACCCCTTAGTTGACAACtgtaattcaaaaaaggaacCAGGGTACCAACTTTTGCTTTGGTTCGGTTATGTGTTAGAAGAATTAAGGAGTAGAGGAATGAAAGTATGGTTAAGTGGGCACGTGCCTCCAATcgcaaaaaattttgatcaATCATGTTACGATAAGTTTACACTATGGACTCACGAATACAGGGACATAATCATTGGAGGATTATACGGTCATATGAATATTGATCACTTTATTCCGGCAGATGGTAAAAAAGCTAGAAAGTCACTATTGAAAGCCATGGAGCAATCCAACCgtattaaagaagaaggaaacaCTAATGTAGACGACAAATCTGAGTTGAATAGAATCTTGGATCACGCTATGGCGGCAaaagaagtttttttaatgGGAGCCAAGCCATCTAACAAAGAAGCGTACATGGACACCGTCCGTGACACACATTATCAAAAAGTATGGAATAAGTTGGAAAGAGTGAATGACCAAAATGTTGAAAGtgggaaaaagaagaaagacaaagaaaagaaagacaaaaagaagaaaaagccaaTCACTAGGAAAGAACTCATTGAACGTTATTCCATTGTAACCATAGGTGGTTCAGTCATTCCGACTTTCAATCCTTCCTTTAGAATATGGGAATATAATGTCACCGATATAGTGAATGACTCCAGTTTCATTATTTCGGACTATAAGCCATGggatgaatttttcgaaTCACTAGATAAGATTATGGAAGACTCTTTgttggaagatgaaatgAACAGCAGTAATATTGACCTCGGAATCAACCGCGAGAAAGTGgacgaaaagaaaaacaagaagaaaaagaaaaagaacgatAAAACTATCCCTATTGAGATGCCAGAAGAATGCGAACTCGGCCCTGCATATATACCGCAGTTATTCACTCCGACCCGTTTCGTCCAATTCTACgcagatttggaaaaaatcaatcaaGAATTACAGAATTCATTTGCTGAGTCTAAGGATGTCTTCAGGTATGAGGTGGAATATACCTCAGACGAGAAACCATACTCAATGGATTCATTAACAGTAGGAAGTTATTTGGATCTTGCAGGCAGGTTGTACGAAGACAAACCTGCGTGGGAACAATACGTTGAATGGTCATTTGCATCTTCTGGATACAAAGATGATTAA
- the YHP1 gene encoding Yhp1p (Homeobox transcriptional repressor~similar to YDR451C): MESRNTVLPSLPTIISSSSSSPFQLHALPNTNFPSDEQGVIRLPPLGASEHVVRPVVSIYKSPRDEERPKRKSPQAVDFLSQSVTTSMTPLSKPKKLGTHSPFTPTISITSKEQPTQSMHSYKKVNILTPLSAAKAILTPTTRKEKKRSFAFITHSQETFPKKEPKIDNARLARRKRRRTSSYELGILQTAFDECPTPNKAKRVELSEQCNMSEKSVQIWFQNKRQAAKKHKNNSGSISRCKVHSNDSVSMISYSDAALELTSTPTSAKKAITAELLKTSPANTSSIFEDHHITPCKSSGQLKFHGKSMLVKRTLSSASHSELLKSPKNKENRLKFNAYERKPLGEIDLNSFKN, encoded by the coding sequence ATGGAAAGCAGAAATACAGTGCTTCCCTCTTTACCAACCATTATTTCAAGTAGTTCCAGTTCGCCTTTTCAACTGCATGCTTTGCCAAATACAAATTTCCCTAGTGACGAACAAGGCGTCATCAGGTTGCCACCTTTAGGTGCATCTGAGCACGTCGTGAGGCCGGTAGTAAGTATTTACAAAAGTCCACGCGATGAGGAAAGgccaaaaaggaagagtCCACAGGCTGTGGATTTCTTGTCACAAAGCGTAACTACTTCCATGACGCCTTTATCCAAGCCCAAAAAGCTAGGAACTCATTCGCCTTTCACGCCAACAATCAGCATCACTTCCAAAGAGCAACCGACTCAGAGTATGCATTCTTATAAAAAAGTTAATATTCTTACACCTTTATCTGCGGCAAAAGCTATTCTGACTCCAAccacaagaaaagaaaagaagagatcaTTTGCTTTTATTACGCATTCACAGGaaacttttccaaagaaggaGCCTAAGATAGACAACGCTCGATTAGCTCGTcggaaaagaagaagaacttcATCATATGAGCTTGGGATATTGCAGACTGCGTTTGATGAATGCCCCACGCCTAACAAGGCTAAAAGGGTAGAGTTGTCCGAACAATGTAATATGTCCGAAAAATCTGTTCAAATATGGTTTCAAAACAAAAGGCAAGCCGCTAAGAAGCACAAGAACAACAGTGGCAGTATCAGTCGTTGCAAGGTTCATTCTAATGATTCAGTCTCTATGATATCTTACTCAGATGCTGCATTGGAACTTACCTCTACACCAACGAGTGCAAAGAAAGCTATTACTGCGGAGTTGTTGAAGACTTCACCTGCAAACACGTCCTCGATTTTCGAAGACCACCACATAACACCTTGCAAGTCTAGTGGACAACTCAAATTTCACGGCAAATCCATGCTTGTTAAAAGAACATTATCAAGTGCCAGTCATAGCGAACTGCTCAAAAGTCctaaaaacaaagaaaaccGTTTAAAGTTCAATGCATACGAAAGGAAACCCCTTGGGGAGATTGATCTCAATTCCTTCAAGAACTAG
- the GUK1 gene encoding guanylate kinase (Guanylate kinase~similar to YDR454C) codes for MSRPIVISGPSGTGKSTLLKKLFAEYPDSFGFSVSSTTRTPRAGEVNGKDYNFVTVDEFKSMIKNNEFIEWAQFSGNYYGSTVASVKQVSKSGKTCILDIDMQGVKSVKGIPELNARFLFVAPPSVEDLKKRLEGRGTETEESIAKRLGAAQAELAYAETGAHDKIIVNDDLDKAYKELKDFIFAEK; via the coding sequence ATGTCCCGTCCTATCGTAATTTCCGGTCCAAGTGGTACAGGTAAGTCTacattgttgaagaaattgttcGCCGAATACCCAGATTCCTTCGGGTTTAGTGTCTCATCCACCACTAGAACTCCAAGAGCAGGTGAAGTAAACGGTAAGGACTATAACTTCGTTACTGTGGATGAGTTCAAATCCATGATTAAGAACAATGAATTTATCGAATGGGCTCAATTTTCCGGTAACTACTACGGTAGTACCGTCGCTTCTGTCAAACAAGTTAGTAAATCCGGGAAAACTTGTATCTTAGATATTGATATGCAGGGTGTCAAATCTGTCAAGGGAATCCCAGAATTGAATGCCAGGTTTTTGTTTGTTGCTCCACCATCTGTcgaagatttgaaaaaaagactaGAAGGTAGAGGTACGGAGACAGAAGAATCTATCGCCAAGAGATTGGGCGCTGCTCAAGCTGAATTGGCATATGCTGAGACTGGCGCCCATGACAAAATTATTGTCAATGATGATTTAGACAAGGCCTACAAGGAGTTGAAAGATTTCATCTTTGCCGAAAAATGA